One genomic window of Candidatus Pseudobacter hemicellulosilyticus includes the following:
- a CDS encoding TonB-dependent receptor has protein sequence MNKITIGLLFTILLLPAFSFAQRMITGIVKDDNGPVANASITEKDVASNGTSAGTDGRFRLTLRGKSNTLIVSYVGYVTQEVSIGSSNSIEIVLQTSRGSMEDVIVVGFGKKQRITNTGSVNTIKVEEIRLVPTANVQNALTGRLPGFYSQQRSGQPGRDGADYFIRGVSSLNDDGNKPLIIVDDIEYTYVQLAQINVNEIETISILKDASTTAIYGIKGANGVLVVTTRRGQSGKPRVNVRSEAGMQIPTIKPKFLNAYQTATLVNEARANDGLALQFTQEDMELFKSGQDPFGHPDVNWYDAIFKSASLQANTNVDVSGGSSTVKYFTSFGALTQNGSIKDFSGAAGENLNNNYFFRRFNFRTNLDIQATRTLSLRLDVTGRFGMINTPNTNNIMGEIYDWNRITPYAAPFINPNGSYAYAYNTKESLPTLNSRLALSGYTRTKQNDLNILFGGTQKLDVLTRGLSVTGRVAYASTWDVWRKLLRDLPPSYHYDPITKEHTIDPRGRYSMPTYAVSAGSDISDRRVNLQAFINYDRVFGDHQFRGMVLFNQNSYSNKNSLPENFRGYSLSAGYNYQRKYLLDVNIGYNGSDRFQGGSRYGLFPAVSAGWNIAAEPFFENILPGIKLFKLRAGYGVVGSDAVTGNRYIYEQTYNTSGNYSFGESPTNLTGIQEGTLGNGAVTWEKKRSQNYAIDVNMWKDKLSFTLEYFRDLRIDQLVYRGSIPNVLGIGTAPVNIGRVQNRGWELIATYQDKVGDVQFNITPTFSFAKNKVLFKDEASQRYPWLAQTGHPINQPFGYKWIGFYENQADVDKSAKPISGVVKPGDLKYADLNGDNIIDQNDKTAIGKPNLHTTNVGLTLGARYKGFGLNVLFQGAYDYSFSIIGSGIEPFKSQFQPIHLQRWTPDNNKDALFPRLTTDAGSVNSGTDYLSDFWLIDAHYVRLKTIELSYQLPDKWLPLRINNARFYLSGFNLFTWTNYKKYQQDPEVASGSIGDSYLNQRVVNLGVQVGL, from the coding sequence GTAAAAGACGATAACGGCCCCGTTGCCAATGCCAGCATTACTGAAAAGGATGTAGCGTCCAATGGTACTTCCGCCGGAACGGACGGGCGTTTCCGCCTCACCCTGCGCGGCAAGTCAAACACTTTGATTGTCTCCTACGTAGGATACGTTACCCAGGAAGTGAGCATTGGCAGCAGCAACAGTATTGAGATAGTATTGCAGACCAGTCGCGGCTCCATGGAAGATGTGATAGTAGTAGGTTTTGGGAAGAAGCAGCGCATTACCAATACCGGTTCGGTCAATACCATCAAGGTAGAAGAGATCCGGCTGGTGCCCACTGCCAACGTGCAGAACGCGCTCACCGGCAGATTGCCGGGCTTTTACTCGCAGCAGCGATCCGGTCAGCCCGGTCGTGACGGCGCTGATTATTTTATCCGTGGCGTCAGCTCGCTCAATGATGATGGCAATAAACCCCTGATCATTGTGGATGATATTGAATACACCTATGTCCAGCTGGCGCAGATCAACGTGAACGAGATAGAGACCATCTCTATCCTGAAAGACGCCTCCACCACCGCCATCTATGGCATCAAGGGCGCCAACGGCGTACTGGTAGTGACCACCCGCCGCGGACAAAGCGGCAAGCCCAGGGTCAATGTCCGGAGCGAGGCAGGCATGCAGATCCCGACCATCAAACCCAAATTCCTCAACGCCTACCAGACAGCTACCCTGGTCAATGAGGCCAGGGCCAATGATGGACTGGCCCTGCAGTTCACGCAGGAAGACATGGAGCTGTTCAAAAGCGGACAGGATCCCTTTGGCCATCCTGATGTGAACTGGTATGATGCTATTTTCAAATCCGCATCGCTCCAGGCCAATACCAATGTGGATGTTTCCGGTGGCAGCAGCACTGTTAAATACTTCACCTCTTTCGGCGCACTCACCCAGAATGGATCCATCAAGGACTTTTCAGGCGCTGCCGGGGAGAACCTCAACAATAACTATTTCTTCCGCCGGTTCAATTTCCGGACCAACCTGGACATCCAGGCTACCCGCACGCTCAGCCTGCGACTGGATGTTACCGGTCGCTTCGGGATGATCAACACCCCCAATACCAATAATATTATGGGGGAGATCTATGACTGGAACCGCATCACGCCCTATGCCGCCCCCTTTATCAATCCCAACGGCAGCTATGCGTATGCGTATAATACCAAGGAAAGTCTGCCCACGCTCAATTCACGTCTGGCCCTGTCCGGTTATACCCGCACCAAACAGAACGACCTCAATATCCTGTTTGGCGGCACCCAGAAACTGGACGTCCTCACCCGCGGTCTTTCTGTGACCGGTCGCGTGGCCTATGCCAGCACCTGGGATGTATGGCGTAAGCTCCTGCGTGATCTGCCGCCGAGCTACCACTATGATCCTATCACCAAAGAACATACTATTGATCCCCGGGGCCGCTACAGCATGCCCACCTATGCTGTCAGCGCCGGCAGCGATATCTCCGACAGGCGCGTGAACCTGCAGGCTTTTATCAACTATGACCGCGTATTCGGCGATCACCAGTTCCGCGGCATGGTCCTTTTCAACCAGAACAGCTACAGCAATAAGAACAGTCTGCCCGAGAACTTCCGCGGCTATAGTCTTTCCGCCGGCTATAACTACCAGCGCAAATACCTGCTGGATGTGAACATCGGCTACAATGGTTCCGATCGCTTCCAGGGCGGTAGCCGCTATGGCCTGTTCCCCGCAGTTTCTGCGGGCTGGAATATAGCAGCAGAGCCCTTCTTTGAAAATATCTTGCCCGGCATCAAACTGTTCAAGCTCCGTGCAGGCTATGGCGTAGTAGGCTCCGACGCCGTAACCGGCAACCGGTATATCTATGAGCAGACCTACAATACCAGCGGCAATTATTCCTTCGGGGAATCACCCACCAACCTCACAGGCATACAGGAAGGAACGCTTGGCAACGGTGCGGTGACCTGGGAAAAGAAAAGATCCCAGAACTATGCCATCGATGTGAACATGTGGAAGGATAAACTGTCCTTCACCCTGGAATATTTCCGCGACCTCCGGATAGACCAGCTGGTATACCGCGGCTCCATACCCAATGTACTGGGCATTGGTACCGCACCGGTCAATATCGGCCGGGTGCAGAACAGGGGCTGGGAACTGATTGCCACCTACCAGGATAAAGTGGGTGATGTACAGTTCAATATCACCCCCACCTTCTCTTTTGCCAAAAACAAAGTGCTGTTCAAGGATGAAGCGTCCCAGCGTTATCCCTGGCTGGCCCAGACAGGCCATCCCATCAACCAGCCCTTTGGCTATAAATGGATCGGGTTCTACGAGAACCAGGCCGATGTGGACAAAAGCGCCAAACCTATCTCCGGCGTAGTGAAACCCGGCGATCTGAAATATGCTGACCTCAATGGCGACAATATCATTGACCAGAATGACAAAACAGCCATCGGCAAACCCAATCTCCACACCACCAACGTGGGGTTGACCCTGGGCGCCCGCTACAAAGGTTTTGGCCTGAACGTATTGTTCCAGGGGGCGTACGACTATAGCTTCAGCATCATCGGCAGCGGTATAGAACCCTTCAAAAGCCAGTTCCAGCCTATTCACCTGCAACGCTGGACACCGGATAATAATAAGGACGCCCTTTTTCCAAGGCTCACCACTGATGCCGGCAGCGTGAACAGCGGGACCGACTACCTGTCTGATTTCTGGCTGATTGATGCCCATTATGTGCGACTGAAAACCATTGAGCTGAGCTACCAGTTGCCCGACAAATGGCTGCCGCTCAGGATCAACAACGCCCGGTTCTACCTGAGCGGGTTCAACCTGTTCACCTGGACCAACTACAAGAAATACCAGCAGGATCCCGAAGTGGCCAGCGGCTCCATCGGCGATTCCTATCTCAACCAGCGCGTAGTGAACCTGGGCGTCCAGGTAGGGCTTTAA